The nucleotide sequence CGGTGCGGGCGCGGGCGGATTCGCTGCGCACGCCCCGCTCGGTGGCGAGGCTGGTCTCCTCGGCCTCGGTCGCCTCCACGTCCCGGGCGACGACATCCGACTCCCCTTCCGACAACGCGCTGGCTCCCTTCCGCTTCGGTCCTGTCCGGCGGCTCCCTAGCACGGGGCGGCCGGCCCTGTTTGACGGTTTCGTGACAACGGGCCGGGGCTCACGACGCTCCCTCGTCCGCGTCAGTCCCTTCATCGCCGCCCACTTCGCCGTCCTCCTCCGGGCCGTCGGCGCCGTCGAGCCGGTCGAGCACGGCGAGCGCCAGCGGGCGGGTGATGCGGCGGCGGCGGCCGAGCGCGTCGCGGTCGAGTTCGGCCACGACCTCGCGGGCGCGGGCGAGCGAACGGTCGATGCGCAGCGCCAGGGCGTCGACCACCGAAGTGTCGATGCCGAGCTGCCGGTCGGCGAACAGCTTGACGATGACGGCCTTGAGCAGCGCGTCGTCCGGCGGGCCGATCTCGGCGCCGGGCGCGAGCCGCAGGCGCGAGCGAAGATCCGCCACTTTCAGACCGAACCCGTCGACGGGTCCGCAGGCCGTGAGCAGGACCGGAAAACGCCGCTCGCGGGCGAGGTTGAGCAGGTGGAACAGCCCCGCCTCGTCGCGGCCGGCCTCGCGGTCCACGTCCTCGATCACCAGGGCGCCGTTGGAGATCAGGTGCGAGACACGCTCCATCGCCACGTCCGAGGCCGAGACCGTCCAGGCTTGCGCCCGCGTCGCCCAGATCGAGGCGAGATGGCTCTTGCCGCTGCCTGCCGGTCCGCGCAGCAGGAACACGGTGTCCGGCCAGTCGGGCCACGCCTCGATCAGGGCGCAGGCCTCCTCGTTGGAGGGGCTGACCAGAAAGTCCTCGGCACCGTAGCGCGGATCGAGCGGCAGGTCGAAGGCGAGCTGCTTCGGGGGGGCGTTGTCGCGCATCCGGGCACTCTACACCGTCGCGCGCGATCAATCGCGGGCCGGCAGCGGGCGACCCTCGGCATCCCCGATCAGCACCGGCCCGTCGCCCCGGTAGAGCCGGCTCTCGAGATAGCGCGCGATGCCGAAGCGCACGACGACGCCGATGGAGGCGGCCACCGGCACGGCGAGCAGCAGCCCGAGGAAGCCGAACAGCGAGCCGAAGGCCAGCAGCGCGAACATCAGCCAGACCGGATGCAGGCCGACCGAGTCGCCCACGAGCTTGGGCGAGATCACGTTGCCTTCGAGGAACTGCCCGACCAGGAACACGCCGACGGTGAGCCCGATAGGCAGCCAGTCGCCCGAGGGCCACCACTGCACCAGGGCGACGCCGACCGAGAGCATGAAGCCGGTGAGCGTGCCGACATAGGGGATGAAGGTCAGAAACCCTGAGATCATCCCGATCAGTACGCCGAAGTTCAGCCCGACGAGGAACAGGCCGACCGCGTAGAACGAGCCGAGGATGAGGCAGACGAGGCTCTGGCCGCGCACGAAGCCGGTCACCGCCCCGTCGATCTCGCCCGCGAGCCGCCGCGCGGTCGGGCGGTGGCGCGGCGGCACCCAGCCGTCGAGGGCGGCGATCATCCGGTCCCAGTCGTGCAGCACGTAGAAGGCGACGACCGGCGTGACGACGAGGAGCGAGGCGATGGAGACGAGCGCTTGGCTTCCCGTCCAGAGCGACTTGAGGAAGGCCAGGAACCACGTCCCGCCCTGCCCGACCAGGGCACCGACCGAGGATTGCAGCTCGTTGACGACTTCCGCGCCGCCGATGCGCTGGAGGAGCGGCCCGGCGCGCTCGACGAGGATGCTCTGGAGCCGCGCCACCATCGTCGGCAGGGCGTTGACGAGCGAGGCGATCTGCC is from Methylorubrum populi and encodes:
- a CDS encoding AI-2E family transporter, whose protein sequence is MRGRAIIGLSILAVLVFLLYELREVMLPFVAGLALAYLLDPLADRLERLGLGRLAATLLILAGFVIGLVVVLIIVVPLAAGQIASLVNALPTMVARLQSILVERAGPLLQRIGGAEVVNELQSSVGALVGQGGTWFLAFLKSLWTGSQALVSIASLLVVTPVVAFYVLHDWDRMIAALDGWVPPRHRPTARRLAGEIDGAVTGFVRGQSLVCLILGSFYAVGLFLVGLNFGVLIGMISGFLTFIPYVGTLTGFMLSVGVALVQWWPSGDWLPIGLTVGVFLVGQFLEGNVISPKLVGDSVGLHPVWLMFALLAFGSLFGFLGLLLAVPVAASIGVVVRFGIARYLESRLYRGDGPVLIGDAEGRPLPARD